The following coding sequences are from one Ooceraea biroi isolate clonal line C1 chromosome 5, Obir_v5.4, whole genome shotgun sequence window:
- the LOC113561998 gene encoding uncharacterized protein LOC113561998 — protein MATDLLTNPIKLRFYIERYEKENKLITLQKTFVPTTTRTKSLTGKFYARHDVISPSDVREDDVNLIKRQTEATPKDIYTFRPPAVNMEYGWFSVPLIPVTRDPRLCFSRKQSDFIANEIQLRKLQGLPEKKFTGVPFKT, from the exons ATGGCGACCGACTTGCTGACAAATCCTATAAAATTGCGCTTCTATATAGAAAGATACGAAAAGGAGAATAAACTGATAACTTTGCAAAAAACATTTGTGCCCACTACTACACGAACGAAATCGTTAACCGGCAAGTTTTATGCGAGGCATGATGTTATCTCTCCGTCAGACGTTAGAGAGGATGATGTTAACTTAATTAAACGGCAAACAGAGGCGACGCCTAAAGATATTTACACGTTTAGACCACCAGCGGTGAACATGGA aTACGGCTGGTTTAGCGTGCCACTGATACCTGTCACGAGGGATCCAAGATTATGCTTCTCTCGTAAACAGTCGGATTTTATTGCGAACGAAATTCAACTTAGAAAATTGCAAGGTCTGCCAGAGAAGAAATTTACGGGCGTGCCGTTtaagacatga
- the LOC105281094 gene encoding spermatogenesis-associated protein 6, whose product MKLSSDMAGRAFCVKVQLDIHAVTCPGVWLCPNGKVALQLNMLNSYMETHRIRPVFPLLFHDKFACSKVFSGVVSLAELQHTLEQEFLYAELIQWATPTSRGITLAIFETNLADLLYPAPCFKGLLAGVDIDLLMEPTKCYPGIIAPKIEISTRTVVEEVLGSYDTSMSKCYVINPKMINSKQTCQRKRPVKGIIRQRRVCHSKSKPRSQSCRPYRQRSSSVGDSRQCPFCTTSHQTGSRLDQCYHSRKDSTCVSRPYCQKPAETAVICDSVHVMDNCPVCLKYNCYFSKCYLDDSDIAKKYVDVKQRYHRNSSDRECCCVSRLNSASDTQEEATTSLLQSKIRNLQRTRKEFCVAEAVAENVEECNPSCQFTRDYSGHGFYKNLEKFYKRMYKQAKMRAQEVDG is encoded by the exons ATGAAGCTGTCATCAGACATGGCAGGCAGGGCTTTCTGCGTTAAAGTGCAGTTGGATATACACGCG GTAACGTGCCCTGGCGTTTGGTTGTGCCCTAATGGCAAAGTGGCTCTGCAGCTTAACATGTTGAATTCCTACATGGAGACTCACAGAATAAGGCCCGTTTTTCCGCTATTGTTCCACGATAAATTTGCCTGCAGTAAAGTGTTCAGTGGGGTAGTTTCTCTGGCGGAGCTGCAACATACCTTAGAGCAAGAGTTCCTGTACGCGGAATTGATACAATGGGCAACACCGACCAGCCGCGGCATCACTCTGGCCATATTTGAAACAAACTTGGCGGACTTACTGTATCCCGCGCCATGCTTCAAAGGCCTGCTGGCTGGCGTGGACATAGACTTGCTGATGGAGCCGACCAAATGTTACCCT GGTATCATCGCGCCCAAAATCGAGATTTCTACTAGAACAGTTGTCGAAGAAGTACTGGGCTCCTACGACACAAGTATGAGCAAATGTTATGTCATCAATccaaaaatgataaattctaAG cAAACGTGTCAGAGAAAAAGACCGGTTAAGGGTATTATAAGACAACGAAGAGTGTGTCATAGTAAGAGTAAGCCAAGATCTCAAAGCTGCCGACC ATATCGTCAGAGATCCAGCAGCGTGGGTGATTCTCGTCAATGTCCCTTTTGCACCACGAGTCATCAGACGGGATCACGGCTCGATCAGTGTTATCATTCGAGAAAAGATTCTACGTGCGTTTCTCGACCGTATTGTCAGAAACCAGCCGAAACCGCTGTCATATGTGATAGTGTCCATGTTATGGACAACTGCCCAGTTTGtttgaaatacaattgttatttttctaaGTGTTACTTGGACGACTCGGACATTGCCAAGAAATACGTTGACGTTAAACAAAGATATCACAGAAATTCATCCGATAGAGAATGCTGCTGTGTCTCTAGATTAAATAGTGCATCCGACACGCAAGAAGAAGCAACGACGTCATT ATTGCAATCTAAAATCAGAAATCTTCAGAGGACTAGAAAAGAATTCTGCGTTGCTGAAGCTGTGGCGGAGAA TGTGGAAGAATGTAATCCGAGTTGCCAATTCACTCGTGATTACTCGGGGCATGGATTTTACAAAAACCtggaaaaattttacaaaaggaTGTACAAGCAAGCGAAAATGCGGGCGCAGGAAGTCGATGGttga
- the LOC105281095 gene encoding nitric oxide-associated protein 1 isoform X1, with translation MLSISNIKMINFAKHLIWKNHTGNTYSHLRSFRDKYKHVVQAFNYCTEYNTIDVADVVESKSSVDPRVEALREKLLFCDHLDHHKVEVGYLMRFKQRKIAETKEKRAKTKTLINVPVYSVFLDNDKGDDNDLPKENTNIEEEDVIRPVHMPYASTDEYTSVDTSLNNSEKNKNASDQSFDENITSLNEKYMALYDKYLEAKTAVSGEEKEVTLKDYMKEFETTRSYKTDFSTVPPNWMVDFEEFDDTLEEDTWFKNYGTPDPNSSVSLVPCGGCGAFLHCRDPAIPGYLPSELFQRKSERRLRRMICQRCHFLKYYNTALDVKVSPDEYINLLKVIKRKKCAVILMVDLTDFPCSIWPDISSVLSPGTAVFVVGNKIDLLPQDSKGFFVHVKECLSKAVENTGIPKENIKHVELVSAQTGYGIEQLINKLHSLWKYKGDVYLIGCTNVGKSSLFNALLQSDYCKVQAVDLIQRATISPWPGTTLNLLKFPILNPVKWRLYERMMRLKSERVLTQAEASARMEEFHITGKLKYATLQNRIGRTFRSKSELTRQINPFLETKFTKRQEQFGFDENEEEYRESRWCYDTPGTIQPDQILDLLTTQELLTVLPDQIISPRTFILHSSQTIFLGGMGRLDYLEGDKFIRCTIFLSDKIPVTVTLTKDADSVYDELLKTKAFVVPENNPNRLKYWPAMGSKEMEVTCIGRKESVADVVLSNAGWIAISGKKDQRVLLKAWTPQGRGLYLRTPALLKSSVILHGKRVSDIPTYKSGRQVYNK, from the exons ATGTTGTCTATAAGTAacattaaaatgattaatttcgcgaagcatttaatttggaaaaatcatACAGGTAACACGTACTCTCATTTAAGAAGTTTTCGTGACAAATACAAGCATGTGGTTCAGGCTTTTAATTATTGCACGGAGTACAACACTATTGATGTTGCTGATGTTGTCGAATCCAAATCGAGTGTTGATCCCAGAGTCGAGGCATTACgagaaaaattgttattttgcgATCATCTGGATCACCATAAAGTGGAAGTAGGTTACTTAATGCGTTTCAAACAGCGAAAAATAGccgaaacgaaagaaaagagagcaaAGACTAAGACTCTCATTAATGTTCCTGTGTACAGCGTATTCTTGGACAATGATAAAGGCGACGACAATGATTTGCCAAaggaaaatacaaatattgaaGAGGAAGACGTAATAAGGCCTGTACACATGCCGTATGCCAGCACAGATGAATACACTAGTGTGGATACATCTCTGAACAATTCAGAAAAGAATAAGAATGCTTCAGATCAGAGTTTCGATGAAAATATAACATCATTGAATGAAAAGTACATGGCTCTGTATGACAAGTACTTAGAAGCAAAGACAGCAGTTTCTGGTGAGGAGAAAGAGGTAACTCTGAAGGATTACATGAAAGAATTTGAAACAACCAGATCATACAAGACAGATTTTTCCACTGTCCCACCTAATTGGATGGTTGACTTTGAGGAATTCGACGATACACTTGAAGAAGACACATGGTTCAAGAATTACGGCACTCCAGATCCAAACTCCAGTGTCAGTTTAGTACCATGCGGTGGATGCGGTGCCTTTCTGCACTGCAGAGACCCTGCCATACCAGGTTACTTGCCCTCAGAGTTGTTTCAGAGAAAGAGTGAGCGGAGACTGCGGCGTATGATTTGTCAGAGGTGCCATTTCCTAAAGTATTACAACACCGCGCTGGATGTGAAGGTATCGCCAGATGAATACATAAATCTCTTGAAGGtaataaagaggaaaaagTGTGCCGTTATTCTGATGGTCGACCTGACAGACTTTCCATGCAGCATATGGCCTGACATAAGTAGCGTACTGAGTCCTGGAACGGCAGTATTCGTGGTAGGGAACAAGATCGATCTGTTGCCCCAAGATTCAAAAGGTTTCTTCGTACACGTCAAGGAGTGCCTGTCGAAGGCCGTGGAAAATACAGGAATCCCAAAAGAAAACATTAAACACGTGGAACTTGTATCTGCCCAGACTGGTTATGGCATAGAACAACTGATAAATAAACTCCATTCCTTATGGAAATACAAAG GAGACGTTTATCTGATTGGATGCACGAATGTAGGGAAATCCTCATTGTTCAATGCTCTACTGCAGTCTGATTACTGCAAAGTGCAAGCCGTCGATCTTATACAACGTGCAACCATTTCCCCTTGGCCGGGTACAACGTTGAACCTCCTAAAATTCCCGATTTTGAACCCTGTTAAGTGGAGACTCTACGAAAGAATGATGCGACTGAAAAGTGAACGAGTATTGACCCAGGCTGAAGCGAGTGCTAGAATGGAGGAGTTCCACATAACgggtaaattaaaatacgCCACGTTGCAAA ATCGCATTGGCAGGACATTTCGATCGAAATCAGAGCTCACGCGACAAATCAATCCGTTCTTGGAAACGAAGTTCACAAAGCGGCAAGAACAATTTGGCTTCGACGAGAATGAGGAGGAGTATAGAGAGAGCCGCTGGTGTTATGATACTCCCGGTACCATTCAGCCGGATCAAATTTTAGATCTGTTAACGACGCAAGAACTTCTAACGGTTCTGCCGGATCAGATAATCTCACCTAGAACTTTTATCCTACACTCGAGTCAAACGATATTCTTGGGCGGAATGGGCAGGCTGGATTACTTGGAAGGCGATAAGTTTATTAG GTGCACGATATTTTTAAGCGACAAAATACCAGTGACTGTAACTCTTACTAAAGATGCGGACAGTGTATATGATGAGTTACTTAAAACGAAAGCCTTCGTCGTACCTGAGAATAATCCAAACCGGTTGAAGTACTGGCCGGCAATGGGATCTAAGGAGATGGAAGTTACTTGTATTGGAAGAAAAGAATCGGTTGCTGACGTAGTTCTGTCCAATGCAG GGTGGATCGCGATCTCCGGTAAAAAAGATCAACGTGTTTTATTGAAGGCTTGGACTCCGCAAGGACGTGGTTTGTACCTCAGAACGCCGGCGCTCTTGAAGAGCTCAGTTATCCTGCATGGCAAGCGAGTTTCAGATATACCGACATATAAAAGTGGACGTCAGgtgtataacaaataa
- the LOC105281095 gene encoding nitric oxide-associated protein 1 isoform X2 has protein sequence MWFRLLIIARSTTLLMLLMLSNPNRVLIPESRHYEKNCYFAIIWITIKWNVFLDNDKGDDNDLPKENTNIEEEDVIRPVHMPYASTDEYTSVDTSLNNSEKNKNASDQSFDENITSLNEKYMALYDKYLEAKTAVSGEEKEVTLKDYMKEFETTRSYKTDFSTVPPNWMVDFEEFDDTLEEDTWFKNYGTPDPNSSVSLVPCGGCGAFLHCRDPAIPGYLPSELFQRKSERRLRRMICQRCHFLKYYNTALDVKVSPDEYINLLKVIKRKKCAVILMVDLTDFPCSIWPDISSVLSPGTAVFVVGNKIDLLPQDSKGFFVHVKECLSKAVENTGIPKENIKHVELVSAQTGYGIEQLINKLHSLWKYKGDVYLIGCTNVGKSSLFNALLQSDYCKVQAVDLIQRATISPWPGTTLNLLKFPILNPVKWRLYERMMRLKSERVLTQAEASARMEEFHITGKLKYATLQNRIGRTFRSKSELTRQINPFLETKFTKRQEQFGFDENEEEYRESRWCYDTPGTIQPDQILDLLTTQELLTVLPDQIISPRTFILHSSQTIFLGGMGRLDYLEGDKFIRCTIFLSDKIPVTVTLTKDADSVYDELLKTKAFVVPENNPNRLKYWPAMGSKEMEVTCIGRKESVADVVLSNAGWIAISGKKDQRVLLKAWTPQGRGLYLRTPALLKSSVILHGKRVSDIPTYKSGRQVYNK, from the exons ATGTGGTTCAGGCTTTTAATTATTGCACGGAGTACAACACTATTGATGTTGCTGATGTTGTCGAATCCAAATCGAGTGTTGATCCCAGAGTCGAGGCATTACgagaaaaattgttattttgcgATCATCTGGATCACCATAAAGTGGAA CGTATTCTTGGACAATGATAAAGGCGACGACAATGATTTGCCAAaggaaaatacaaatattgaaGAGGAAGACGTAATAAGGCCTGTACACATGCCGTATGCCAGCACAGATGAATACACTAGTGTGGATACATCTCTGAACAATTCAGAAAAGAATAAGAATGCTTCAGATCAGAGTTTCGATGAAAATATAACATCATTGAATGAAAAGTACATGGCTCTGTATGACAAGTACTTAGAAGCAAAGACAGCAGTTTCTGGTGAGGAGAAAGAGGTAACTCTGAAGGATTACATGAAAGAATTTGAAACAACCAGATCATACAAGACAGATTTTTCCACTGTCCCACCTAATTGGATGGTTGACTTTGAGGAATTCGACGATACACTTGAAGAAGACACATGGTTCAAGAATTACGGCACTCCAGATCCAAACTCCAGTGTCAGTTTAGTACCATGCGGTGGATGCGGTGCCTTTCTGCACTGCAGAGACCCTGCCATACCAGGTTACTTGCCCTCAGAGTTGTTTCAGAGAAAGAGTGAGCGGAGACTGCGGCGTATGATTTGTCAGAGGTGCCATTTCCTAAAGTATTACAACACCGCGCTGGATGTGAAGGTATCGCCAGATGAATACATAAATCTCTTGAAGGtaataaagaggaaaaagTGTGCCGTTATTCTGATGGTCGACCTGACAGACTTTCCATGCAGCATATGGCCTGACATAAGTAGCGTACTGAGTCCTGGAACGGCAGTATTCGTGGTAGGGAACAAGATCGATCTGTTGCCCCAAGATTCAAAAGGTTTCTTCGTACACGTCAAGGAGTGCCTGTCGAAGGCCGTGGAAAATACAGGAATCCCAAAAGAAAACATTAAACACGTGGAACTTGTATCTGCCCAGACTGGTTATGGCATAGAACAACTGATAAATAAACTCCATTCCTTATGGAAATACAAAG GAGACGTTTATCTGATTGGATGCACGAATGTAGGGAAATCCTCATTGTTCAATGCTCTACTGCAGTCTGATTACTGCAAAGTGCAAGCCGTCGATCTTATACAACGTGCAACCATTTCCCCTTGGCCGGGTACAACGTTGAACCTCCTAAAATTCCCGATTTTGAACCCTGTTAAGTGGAGACTCTACGAAAGAATGATGCGACTGAAAAGTGAACGAGTATTGACCCAGGCTGAAGCGAGTGCTAGAATGGAGGAGTTCCACATAACgggtaaattaaaatacgCCACGTTGCAAA ATCGCATTGGCAGGACATTTCGATCGAAATCAGAGCTCACGCGACAAATCAATCCGTTCTTGGAAACGAAGTTCACAAAGCGGCAAGAACAATTTGGCTTCGACGAGAATGAGGAGGAGTATAGAGAGAGCCGCTGGTGTTATGATACTCCCGGTACCATTCAGCCGGATCAAATTTTAGATCTGTTAACGACGCAAGAACTTCTAACGGTTCTGCCGGATCAGATAATCTCACCTAGAACTTTTATCCTACACTCGAGTCAAACGATATTCTTGGGCGGAATGGGCAGGCTGGATTACTTGGAAGGCGATAAGTTTATTAG GTGCACGATATTTTTAAGCGACAAAATACCAGTGACTGTAACTCTTACTAAAGATGCGGACAGTGTATATGATGAGTTACTTAAAACGAAAGCCTTCGTCGTACCTGAGAATAATCCAAACCGGTTGAAGTACTGGCCGGCAATGGGATCTAAGGAGATGGAAGTTACTTGTATTGGAAGAAAAGAATCGGTTGCTGACGTAGTTCTGTCCAATGCAG GGTGGATCGCGATCTCCGGTAAAAAAGATCAACGTGTTTTATTGAAGGCTTGGACTCCGCAAGGACGTGGTTTGTACCTCAGAACGCCGGCGCTCTTGAAGAGCTCAGTTATCCTGCATGGCAAGCGAGTTTCAGATATACCGACATATAAAAGTGGACGTCAGgtgtataacaaataa
- the LOC113562016 gene encoding transcriptional regulator ovo-like produces QHQARSPGDGKLLAHPSNTAIKLSPGHHTLPRKKTLPLDVVGRTSNSSSSGTNAQQQQQFQRGQPLRRSCLSPTQYHHQSQQQQQPSHHHQHRQQESSLHFEYFVPRSVSEFNLAAAVTDMAVPPPPPASVLRPSSALTPPIVGGVGGTSSQTRLLDVSGNTATRSREKMVTFEDEGVSCGATSTPTRKPLPGLENVFM; encoded by the coding sequence CAGCATCAGGCCAGGAGCCCCGGCGACGGCAAGCTCCTGGCCCACCCGTCGAACACTGCCATAAAGTTGTCGCCCGGCCACCACACGCTGCCGCGTAAGAAAACGCTGCCGCTGGACGTCGTTGGCAGGACGAGCAACTCGTCGTCCTCGGGCACCAACGctcaacagcagcagcagtttCAGCGGGGCCAGCCGTTAAGAAGGAGCTGTCTATCGCCGACGCAGTATCATCATCAGtcacagcaacagcagcagccatCGCATCATCATCAGCACCGACAGCAGGAGAGCTCGTTGCACTTCGAGTACTTTGTGCCTCGCAGCGTTAGCGAGTTCAATCTTGCTGCCGCTGTGACGGACATGGCGGTACCGCCACCACCCCCTGCATCGGTGTTGAGACCGTCCTCGGCGCTCACACCGCCGATTGTTGGCGGGGTTGGTGGCACCAGCAGCCAGACGCGGTTGTTGGACGTCAGCGGCAATACTGCCACTAGAAGTCGTGAGAAAATGGTTACGTTCGAAGATGAGGGGGTCAGTTGCGGCGCTACCTCGACACCTACCAGGAAGCCTCTGCCTGGACTAGAAAACGTCTTTATGTGA